From the Nostoc sp. PCC 7107 genome, the window TTCTGCAAACATCGCTATCAAAATTACAACAACAGGGAGTGAGTGTAGAAGAGTTAAACCGCGCGAAGACGTTATTGCAAGCTTCCTTTGTGTTAGGTAATCAAGATATCAGCAGCCAAGCTAGTCAGTTGGGGTATAACCAAACTGTAGCAGGAGATTATAAATATATTGAACGCTATTTAGGGGCGATCGCCAAAGTTACACCAGAGGATGTGCAACGGGTAGCAAAAACTTACCTTGTTCCAGCCAAACAAACCATCGGCTTTTTTGAACCAACTCAACCAGATGGTCAAGCCGGAACTTCTAGTAGTGGTTCTGGTCGGACTGTGGAAAACTTTAGTCCTGGTAAACCTGTAGACCCAGCCGAACTCGCTAAATATTTACCTCCGGCTACTTCATATACAGTGTCTAATCAACAACCTCTACCACAGCAGTTGTCTTTAGCCAATGGTTTGCGAGTCTTACTGTTACCTGACCGCAGTCTTCCCACAATTAACATTAGTGGTCAAATTGATGCGGGAACTGAGTTTGATGGTAATCAAAAAGCTGGACTCGCCATTCTCACCGCAGAAAACTTAATGAATGGAACCCAAACTAAAAATGCTTTGACTTTAGCTCAAACTTTAGAAGATAGGGGAGCCAGTTTAGAGTTTAGCGCCAGCCGCGAAGGTGTCAGCATTGGCGGTGAAGGACTTTCGGCAAACTTGCCCATCTTAATTCAAACTTTGGCAGATGTGTTGCAGAATGCTAACTTTCCCGCTGACCAATTAGAACTAAGTCGTCAACGGGCGTTAACAGGTTTGCAAGTACAGTTAGATGACCCCAGTACTTTAGCAAGGCGCGTATTCCAACAAGCAATTTACCCAGAAAATCATCCTTTCCACAGTTTTTCGACAGAAACCAGTTTAAAAAATATCACTCGTGATGATTTGTTGAGTTTCTATCGTCAACATTACCGTCCAGATACAACCACACTGGCTTTAGTAGGTGATTTTGACCCGGTGAAGGTAAAAGATTTGTTGAATCAAGCGTTTACTAAATGGCAAGCTGAAGGTAAACCACCTGCGTTGAATTTACCCAAAGTCTCACTCCCAAAAACTTCCACCCGTGTGAATAAAGTAATTCCCGGTAAAGCTGAGGCTGTAACTTACATTGGCTACAACGGAATTTCTCGCAAAGACCCACGTTTCTATGCAGCTTTGGTGTTGAATCAAATTTTAGGTGGTGATACTTTATCTAGCCGTTTGGGTACAGAAGTACGCGATCGCCTCGGTTTGACTTATGGTATTTACAGTGGTTTTGCTGCTGGGATTAATCCTGGCCCATTCTTAATTGAAATGCAAACTGCACCTACAGATGCCCAAAAAGCGATCGCCAGTACCCTCGCTTTACTCAAGCAATTACGCGAACAAGGCATTACTGAAGCAGAATTAAATACTGCTAAACGTTCCATTGCTAACAGCTACCCAGTAGAATTAGCAAATCCCAGTGAAGTTGCCAGCATCATTTTAAATAATGCTATTTTGGGACTTTCTCCCGCAGAAATCCGCGAATTCCCCCGACGCATTCAAGCTGTCAATATGACTCAAATTCAACAAGTGATCAAAGACTTAATTCAACCAGAAAATGTGGTGATTGTCACGGCTGGCCCTGGCGATACTGCATCTAAGGAAAACTAGTAAAATAAGGCAAAAGTAAAAAGTGAGCCACTGCGTTGGGCGGGTTTCCCGACTTGAAGCAAGTGGCGAACTCTGAAGGAGTCAAAAGGAAAAAGAAATAATAGTGAGACCACAAGCCTTTTAGCAATTCCAAATAGTCTGTTTATTTACGCCAACCTGTACTAGTCTAGAATGTCTTCATCTGTGATTTGACTGTTGTATGTAGAATAAAAATCTCAGTAGGGGCGTAGGCTTTACCTTCTCAAAGGTTACAGCTATTCGCCCTTACCTTTGAAAAAACTATAAATCAATACGGTTCAGATAAGAAAAATAAATCACAACAAAACCAACAAATAATTACTCAACCAAAAACGAAAGAATTATTTTGCAGGGGGTTTGGGTGACGGTTGCGTCCCCCAATCGGGGGCTTGGGGGATTCTCCCCCAAATCTTGCTTATTGTCTGATAGGTAAGCAGAAATTGAGAAATCAACTCTCATCACCTTAACTGAACCGTATTGAACTATAAATGCGATCGCCGAAATAACAATTGCATTCGCAAAAACAACAAATGCGTAGGCGTAGCCAGCCGTAGGTATCG encodes:
- a CDS encoding pitrilysin family protein; amino-acid sequence: MQRRSKMFLAFLLSFLLSFIPFSGNVINAVTPVAVTPVSGLSFTQGVKKTVLDNGLTVLTKEVHTAPVVSVQVWYKVGSRNEGKGESGISHQLEHLMFKGTKERPVQFGRLFSALGSQFNAFTSYDETAYFGTVQRDKLQALLILEADRMKNALIGTEQLTSEKRVVISELQGYENSPSYRLNRAVMQAAFPNRAYGLSVGGTKADVEKFTVEQVRNYYQTYYSPDNATLVITGDFATEPVLKAVKESFGKLTKNQKSKINSQERAVSQKPKSSSPIVLKEPGSAALLHVVYPLPDIKHPDVPAIDVMDAILTGGRSSRLYQALVESGLASSVGGSAAELIEPGWYEIDATAAPGQKLEKIAQVLQTSLSKLQQQGVSVEELNRAKTLLQASFVLGNQDISSQASQLGYNQTVAGDYKYIERYLGAIAKVTPEDVQRVAKTYLVPAKQTIGFFEPTQPDGQAGTSSSGSGRTVENFSPGKPVDPAELAKYLPPATSYTVSNQQPLPQQLSLANGLRVLLLPDRSLPTINISGQIDAGTEFDGNQKAGLAILTAENLMNGTQTKNALTLAQTLEDRGASLEFSASREGVSIGGEGLSANLPILIQTLADVLQNANFPADQLELSRQRALTGLQVQLDDPSTLARRVFQQAIYPENHPFHSFSTETSLKNITRDDLLSFYRQHYRPDTTTLALVGDFDPVKVKDLLNQAFTKWQAEGKPPALNLPKVSLPKTSTRVNKVIPGKAEAVTYIGYNGISRKDPRFYAALVLNQILGGDTLSSRLGTEVRDRLGLTYGIYSGFAAGINPGPFLIEMQTAPTDAQKAIASTLALLKQLREQGITEAELNTAKRSIANSYPVELANPSEVASIILNNAILGLSPAEIREFPRRIQAVNMTQIQQVIKDLIQPENVVIVTAGPGDTASKEN